CTCGTCCACCTCCACACCGGCAAGGTCCGCGACCTCTACCGCGACGGCGACGGCAATCTCGTCATGGTCGCCAGTGACCGCATCTCCGCCTTCGACTGGGTGCTCCCCACCGAGATCCCGGACAAGGGCCGCGTCCTGACCCGGCTCTCGCTCTGGTGGTTCGAGCAGCTGGTCGACCTGGTCCCGAACCACGTCATCGGCACCGAACTGCCCGACGGCGCCCCCGCCGACTGGGCCGGCCGCACACTGGTCTGCAAGAGCCTGACCATGGTCCCGGTCGAGTGCGTGGCCCGCGGCTACCTCACCGGGTCCGGCCTCGCCGAGTACGACCGGACCCGCACGGTCTGCGGCCTGGGCCTCCCCGAGGGCCTGGTGGACGGCTCCGAGCTGCCCGGCCCGATCTTCACTCCGGCCGCCAAGGCCGAGGTCGGCGAGCACGACGAGAACGTCTCGTACGAGGAGGTCGCGCGCACCACGGGCGTCGAGACGGCCGCCCTGCTGCGCCAGACCACCCTGGCCGTCTACAGCCGCGCCCGGAACATCGCCCGCGACCGCGGCATCATCCTGGCCGACACCAAGTTCGAGTTCGGCTTCGACGCGGACGGCACGCTGGTCGCCGGCGACGAGGTGCTGACCCCGGACTCCTCCCGCTTCTGGCCCGCCGACCAGTGGAAGCCGGGCCGCGCGCAGCCGTCCTTCGACAAGCAGTTCGTCCGCGACTGGCTGGCCTCCCCGGCCTCCGGCTGGGACCGTACGGCCGAACTGCCGCCGCCCGCCCTCCCGCAGGAGGTCGTCGAGCAGACCCGCGCCAAGTACATCGAGGCGTACGAGCGGCTCACCGGCCTCACCTGGGTCTGAGGCCCGCGGGGCCACCCGCGCCGAACACGAGGAAGCCCCCCGGTCACAGGACCGGGGGGCTTCTCCGATGGAGCGGACAACGCGACTCGAACGCGCGACATCCACCTTGGCAAGGTGGTGCTCTACCAACTGAGCTATGTCCGCAAGCGCCGTAAGGCGAGACCTACTATACCCAACCCCGCTCGCGTGCGAGACGCACTGCCGTGTGCCGGTTCTCGGCGCCCAGCTTCGTCGCCGCCGAGGACAGGTAGTTCCGTACCGTCCCCTGCGAGAGCGCGGCCCGCTCCGCGATCTCCGCGACCGGTGCCCCGTCCGCCGCGAGTTCCAGCACCTCGGCCTCCCGGGCGGTGAGCGGCGAGTCCCCCGCGCTGATCGCGTCGGCCGCCAACTCCGGGTCCACGTAACGGCCTCCGGCGTGCACGGTGCGGATCAGCTCGGCCAGCCGCTGCGCCGAGACCGTCTTCGGCGCGAAGGCGCGCACCCCCGCCGCCAGGGCCCGCTTCAGGTGGCCGGGACGCCCGTGACTGGTCACGATCATGGTCTTGCAGTCGGGCAGCTCGGTCCGCAGCGATGTGGCCACGCTCACACCGTCCGCCCCCGGCATCTGGAGGTCCAGCACCGCCACGTCCGGCCGGTGGGCCCGCGCCATCGCCAGCGCCTCCGGCCCGGACGCCGCCTCCGCCACCACCAGCAGATCGTCCTCCAGTCCGAGCAGCGCGGCCAGCGCCCCGCGGATCAGGTGCTCGTCATCGGCGAGCAGCACGCGTACGGGGCTCACGCCCGCACCCCCTCTTCCTTCTCTTCGTCCTCGTCGCTCCGGCCGCCGTCCCCGCGCGCCCGGCCCCCGATCCCGCCGGCCAGGCACCTCGCGGGGACCTGCGCGCGGACCCGGAAGCGGCCCCCGGGCACCGGCCCGGCCTCCAGGGTGCCCTCCACCGCGGCCAGTCGCTCCCGCAGCCCGGCCAGGCCCGAGCCGGGCGCGCGGCCGTCCGGCGCCGCGACCGCGGCCGCGCCGTCGTTCTCCACGGTCAGCACCAGGTCCGCGCCCGCGTCGGCCGCCGCCAGCCGGATCACGCAGTGCCGGGGTTCGCCGTGCCGGAGCACGTTCGTGGTGGCCTCGCGCACCACCCAGCCCAGGGCCGACTGCACGGCCGGGGGCAGCGGCCGCCGCTCGCGCAGCTCCACCCGGCAGTCGATCCCCGCCGCGCTGAGCACGCCCCGGGCGCCCTCCAGCTCCACCGCCAGATCGGCCGCGCGGTAGCCGCGCACCACGTCCCGCACCTCGCGCTGGGACTCCCGGGCGATGCGCTGCACCTCGATCATCTGCTCCACCGCCTCGGGGCGTTCGCGCCGGGCCAGCTGGACCGCCAGCTCGCTCTTGAGGGCGATCACCGCCAGGTTGCGGCCCATCACGTCGTGCAGGTCGCGGCCGAAGCGCAGCCGCTCCTCGGCGACCGCCAGCTGGGCCTGGAGCTCGCGCGAGCGGTCCAGTTCCCGGACCGTGCGCACCAGCCACGCCGAGAACCCGCAGGCGGCCGCGAGGAAGAAGGAGCTCAGCAGCACCGCGGCCCCGTACCCGACGGCCTCGCCGGCCGACCGGCCCACCAACGCGATCCCGGCAGCCGCGGCCACCGCCAGACCGGGGGCGAGGTACAGCATGTGGCGGACCCGGGGCAGGCACAGCACCACGGAACCCGCGGTGAAGCAGGCCATGCCCACCAGGAGGGTCGGCGTCACCTGCGGGGGCCCGGTCAGGCCGGCCCCGTCCAGCAGGAGCACCGCCAGCGACGCGCCGGCCGTCACGGCGAGCGTGGCCGCAGCGAGCCGCACCGGCCGCGCGCGCCGCTCCACCACCCAGTCCAGGGCCCGGGAGGAGAGCACCCCGCACAGGACGGACTGCACGCACACGATCCCGAACAGCGACAGCCCGACGGCCCTCGACAGGTCGCCGGGCACGGACCCGAGCGGAGCCAGCCCGACGGTCGTGATTTCGAGCAGCACGAAGAAGTGGAAGGACCAGCGGGTGTACAGCTCGACCTTCCCCGCACTGCTCCGGTCGCGCCACCACCCGGTCAGCTTCGACACGGCTCCGTCTCCCCGCCTCGCTCGTCCCGCGCCCTAGCGCCGCGGTTCCCAGCGGAACCACCGCTGCACAGCAAACACCGTTATCCCCGCCCAGGCCAGCGTGGTCAGCCCGGCCGCCAGCAGGTCACCGCCCTGCGCCCCGCCCGA
Above is a window of Streptomyces subrutilus DNA encoding:
- a CDS encoding phosphoribosylaminoimidazolesuccinocarboxamide synthase, translating into MSGFVEKPEPVQVPGLVHLHTGKVRDLYRDGDGNLVMVASDRISAFDWVLPTEIPDKGRVLTRLSLWWFEQLVDLVPNHVIGTELPDGAPADWAGRTLVCKSLTMVPVECVARGYLTGSGLAEYDRTRTVCGLGLPEGLVDGSELPGPIFTPAAKAEVGEHDENVSYEEVARTTGVETAALLRQTTLAVYSRARNIARDRGIILADTKFEFGFDADGTLVAGDEVLTPDSSRFWPADQWKPGRAQPSFDKQFVRDWLASPASGWDRTAELPPPALPQEVVEQTRAKYIEAYERLTGLTWV
- a CDS encoding response regulator transcription factor encodes the protein MSPVRVLLADDEHLIRGALAALLGLEDDLLVVAEAASGPEALAMARAHRPDVAVLDLQMPGADGVSVATSLRTELPDCKTMIVTSHGRPGHLKRALAAGVRAFAPKTVSAQRLAELIRTVHAGGRYVDPELAADAISAGDSPLTAREAEVLELAADGAPVAEIAERAALSQGTVRNYLSSAATKLGAENRHTAVRLARERGWV
- a CDS encoding sensor histidine kinase produces the protein MSKLTGWWRDRSSAGKVELYTRWSFHFFVLLEITTVGLAPLGSVPGDLSRAVGLSLFGIVCVQSVLCGVLSSRALDWVVERRARPVRLAAATLAVTAGASLAVLLLDGAGLTGPPQVTPTLLVGMACFTAGSVVLCLPRVRHMLYLAPGLAVAAAAGIALVGRSAGEAVGYGAAVLLSSFFLAAACGFSAWLVRTVRELDRSRELQAQLAVAEERLRFGRDLHDVMGRNLAVIALKSELAVQLARRERPEAVEQMIEVQRIARESQREVRDVVRGYRAADLAVELEGARGVLSAAGIDCRVELRERRPLPPAVQSALGWVVREATTNVLRHGEPRHCVIRLAAADAGADLVLTVENDGAAAVAAPDGRAPGSGLAGLRERLAAVEGTLEAGPVPGGRFRVRAQVPARCLAGGIGGRARGDGGRSDEDEEKEEGVRA